One region of Streptococcus salivarius genomic DNA includes:
- a CDS encoding ABC transporter permease produces MVKSLKQSKNKGLTLKNKLKLSLNNFMERKWRNLLIATATSIGFIGVLISFGLGNAIVGMINDSTDGGNIPSQIQISLSAKSAARGVLNADDEKFIRSQIKSDDIKYLESPFGMNMASLTLDGKTMDFSKDLPNYSQVISLYKNTKISTSRNDKDKISAGKPFKSEDEKGLTLPMSFVKRYNQETGKKLKAKEFIGKEISAQIVENTADGTKVADIKTKIVRIVDDSEDAEESNSYMPAKQLEELLKENGFTKTVSYMLLELKDPAKTKEVTKKLQKNKKYLVLSQQAILDVIIKFIRVIQALLIILSSQAILVSAVMIGIIIYINIMQRSKEIGVMKAVGYLNRDVKAIFVYEALWITGISLALALLVSQGIGSLANMIVSHLYPSVSKVFDLNLTSILIMFGFSLLMGYVSAYLPARKISKMDPVESLRYE; encoded by the coding sequence ATGGTGAAGTCGTTGAAACAATCGAAAAATAAGGGGTTGACCCTCAAGAATAAACTCAAATTGTCATTGAACAACTTTATGGAACGTAAGTGGCGTAATCTTTTGATTGCGACGGCAACTTCCATTGGTTTTATCGGTGTCCTAATTTCCTTTGGTTTGGGAAATGCTATTGTTGGTATGATTAATGACAGTACCGATGGTGGCAACATTCCATCCCAAATTCAGATCAGTCTTAGTGCTAAATCAGCAGCCAGAGGGGTTCTAAATGCGGATGACGAGAAGTTTATTCGTAGCCAGATTAAGAGTGATGACATTAAGTATTTGGAGAGTCCCTTCGGAATGAACATGGCAAGTCTTACCCTTGATGGCAAGACCATGGACTTCAGTAAGGACCTTCCTAACTATTCTCAGGTTATCAGTCTTTACAAGAACACAAAAATCTCTACATCTCGCAATGATAAGGATAAGATTTCAGCTGGGAAGCCTTTTAAATCTGAAGATGAAAAGGGCTTAACCCTTCCGATGAGTTTTGTCAAACGCTACAACCAAGAAACAGGGAAGAAGCTCAAGGCTAAAGAATTTATCGGTAAAGAAATTTCAGCTCAGATTGTTGAAAATACTGCTGATGGAACTAAAGTAGCAGATATCAAGACTAAGATTGTCCGTATTGTTGATGACAGCGAGGATGCTGAAGAGAGCAATAGCTATATGCCAGCCAAACAATTGGAAGAATTGCTTAAAGAAAATGGCTTTACCAAAACAGTCTCTTACATGCTTTTGGAGCTCAAGGATCCAGCCAAGACTAAGGAAGTCACTAAAAAATTGCAGAAAAACAAGAAGTATCTGGTTCTTTCACAGCAGGCCATCCTAGATGTCATTATTAAATTCATCCGTGTGATCCAAGCACTCTTGATTATCCTTTCGTCACAAGCTATCCTAGTTTCAGCTGTCATGATTGGAATTATCATCTATATTAACATCATGCAACGCTCAAAAGAGATTGGTGTTATGAAGGCCGTCGGTTACCTTAATCGTGACGTGAAAGCTATCTTTGTTTATGAGGCCCTCTGGATTACGGGTATCTCACTAGCTCTTGCTCTCCTTGTATCGCAGGGAATTGGAAGCTTGGCCAACATGATTGTTTCACATCTCTACCCAAGTGTCAGCAAGGTGTTTGACCTAAATCTGACCTCAATTCTCATCATGTTTGGTTTCTCACTCTTGATGGGCTATGTGTCAGCCTACCTTCCAGCCCGTAAAATCAGTAAAATGGACCCTGTCGAGTCTCTAAGGTATGAATAG
- the nadE gene encoding ammonia-dependent NAD(+) synthetase — protein MTLQETIIAQLGVKPSIDPKEEIRKSVDFLKAYMLKHPFLKTYVLGISGGQDSTLAGRLAQLAVEELRAETGKDYQFIAIRLPYGVQADEDDAQRALAFIKPDVSLAVNIKEAVDGQVAELAKAGVTVSDFNKGNIKARQRMITQYAVAGENSGAVIGTDHAAENLTGFFTKFGDGGADILPLFRLNKRQGAALLAELGADKALYEKVPTADLEEDKPGIADEVALGVTYREIDDYLEGKEVSAKAQETIESWWRKGQHKRHLPITIFDDFWK, from the coding sequence ATGACTTTGCAAGAAACTATTATTGCTCAACTAGGTGTTAAACCTAGCATTGATCCAAAGGAAGAGATTCGAAAATCCGTTGATTTTTTGAAGGCCTATATGCTCAAACATCCATTCCTTAAAACATATGTTTTGGGAATTTCAGGAGGTCAAGATTCTACATTGGCTGGCCGTCTGGCACAACTTGCGGTTGAAGAGCTCCGTGCAGAGACAGGAAAAGACTATCAGTTTATTGCCATTCGTTTACCATATGGTGTCCAAGCAGATGAAGATGATGCCCAACGTGCTCTTGCTTTTATCAAGCCAGATGTGAGTCTTGCTGTTAATATCAAAGAAGCTGTAGATGGTCAGGTTGCTGAACTTGCCAAGGCAGGTGTCACCGTTTCCGACTTCAACAAGGGAAATATCAAGGCCCGCCAACGTATGATAACCCAATATGCGGTTGCTGGTGAAAATAGTGGGGCAGTTATTGGGACAGACCACGCCGCTGAAAACCTTACAGGCTTCTTCACAAAATTTGGTGATGGTGGTGCGGATATCTTGCCACTCTTTCGTCTAAACAAACGTCAAGGTGCAGCCCTTCTTGCAGAACTTGGTGCGGACAAGGCCCTTTATGAAAAAGTGCCAACAGCTGACTTGGAAGAGGACAAACCAGGAATCGCTGATGAAGTGGCACTTGGAGTGACCTATCGTGAAATTGATGACTACCTTGAAGGCAAGGAAGTCTCAGCCAAAGCTCAGGAAACGATTGAGTCTTGGTGGCGTAAAGGTCAACACAAACGTCACTTGCCGATCACCATTTTTGATGATTTTTGGAAATAA
- a CDS encoding nicotinate phosphoribosyltransferase codes for MYKDDSLTLHTDLYQINMMQVYFNQGIHNKKAVFEVYFRQLPFKNGFAVFAGLERIVNYLENLTFSETDIAYLKDLGYPEDFLDYLANLKFELTIKSALEGDLVFANEPIFQVEGPLAQCQLIETALLNILNYQILIATKAARIRSVIEDAPLLEFGTRRAQEMDAAIWGTRAAVIGGADATSNVRAGKIFGIPVSGTHAHALVQAYGNDYDAFKAYASTHKDCVFLVDTYDTLKIGVPNAIRVAKELGDKINFLGVRLDSGDLAYLSKQVRKQLDAAGFPDAKIYASNDLDENTILNLKMQKAKIDVWGVGTKLITAYDQPALGAVYKIVSMEDDQGVMHDTIKLSNNAEKVSTPGKKQVWRITSRAKGKSEGDYITFADTDVNALDEINMFHPTYTYINKTVRDFDAVPLLVPIYDKGQLIYDLPSLDEIKAYATKELDELWNEYKRVLNPQDYPVDLAKDVWDNKMTLIDNVRKKAHDLSE; via the coding sequence ATGTATAAAGATGATAGTTTAACCTTGCACACTGACTTGTATCAAATCAATATGATGCAGGTTTACTTTAACCAAGGTATTCACAATAAAAAGGCCGTTTTTGAAGTTTATTTCCGTCAACTTCCGTTTAAAAATGGCTTTGCTGTATTCGCAGGTCTGGAGCGTATTGTCAACTATCTTGAAAATCTGACCTTCTCAGAAACTGATATTGCTTATCTAAAAGATTTAGGTTATCCTGAGGATTTTCTGGACTATCTAGCCAACCTAAAATTCGAGTTGACTATCAAATCAGCACTTGAGGGTGATTTGGTATTTGCTAATGAACCGATTTTTCAAGTGGAAGGTCCCTTGGCCCAGTGTCAGCTTATAGAGACTGCCTTGCTAAATATCCTCAATTACCAAATTCTTATTGCGACAAAGGCAGCTCGTATTCGTTCTGTCATTGAGGATGCTCCTCTGTTGGAATTTGGGACACGTCGTGCACAAGAGATGGATGCAGCAATCTGGGGAACGCGTGCAGCCGTGATTGGTGGTGCTGATGCAACGTCAAATGTACGTGCCGGCAAGATTTTTGGAATCCCAGTTTCTGGTACTCATGCCCATGCTCTTGTTCAAGCCTATGGCAATGATTATGACGCTTTTAAAGCCTATGCATCTACTCATAAGGACTGTGTATTCCTTGTAGATACCTATGACACCCTTAAGATTGGTGTTCCGAATGCTATCCGTGTCGCTAAAGAGCTAGGTGATAAGATTAATTTCTTGGGTGTTCGTCTTGATTCAGGTGACTTGGCTTATCTATCGAAGCAGGTCCGTAAGCAACTGGATGCAGCTGGTTTCCCTGATGCCAAGATTTACGCTTCAAACGACCTTGATGAAAATACTATCCTTAACTTGAAGATGCAGAAGGCCAAGATTGATGTTTGGGGAGTAGGTACTAAGCTCATCACTGCCTATGACCAACCGGCCTTAGGGGCTGTCTACAAGATTGTCTCAATGGAAGATGATCAGGGAGTCATGCATGATACTATCAAATTGTCCAATAATGCTGAGAAGGTTTCGACACCAGGTAAGAAACAAGTGTGGCGTATTACGAGTCGTGCTAAGGGCAAATCAGAAGGTGACTATATCACTTTCGCAGATACGGATGTTAATGCTTTAGATGAAATTAATATGTTCCACCCAACATATACCTACATCAATAAGACTGTTCGTGATTTTGATGCAGTGCCACTCTTGGTCCCAATCTACGACAAGGGGCAACTGATCTATGACTTACCAAGTCTTGATGAAATCAAGGCTTATGCGACTAAGGAATTGGACGAACTTTGGAATGAGTACAAGCGTGTGCTTAACCCTCAAGATTATCCAGTTGACTTGGCTAAAGATGTCTGGGATAACAAGATGACCTTGATTGATAATGTCCGTAAGAAAGCCCATGACTTGTCAGAGTAA
- the pepC gene encoding aminopeptidase C: MTSLSTDFTDKLFADYEANAKYSAIENAVTHNGLLKSIETRQSEVENDHVFSIDLTKDEVSNQKASGRCWMFAALNTFRHKLISDFKLESFELSQAHTFFWDKYEKSNWFLEQIIATADQEIGSRKVKFLLDTPQQDGGQWDMVVSLFEKYGVVPKSVYPESVASSNSRELNQYLNKLLRQDAQILRDLIAGGADPAAVQAKKEEHLQEIFNYLAMTLGLPPRQFDFAYRDKDDNYQSEKNITPQAFFEKYVGLKLSDYVSVINAPTADKPYGKSYTVEMLGNVVGAPSVRYINLPMDRFKELAIAQMKAGETVWFGSDVGQVSDRQKGILATNVYDFTASMDINLTQDKAGRLDYSESLMTHAMVLTGVDLDADGKPVKWKVENSWGDKVGQKGYFVASDAWMDEYTYQIVVRKDFLTAEELAAYEAEPQVLAPWDPMGALASK; this comes from the coding sequence ATGACTTCACTATCAACAGATTTCACAGATAAACTATTTGCAGACTATGAGGCCAATGCCAAGTACAGTGCTATTGAGAATGCTGTAACTCACAATGGCTTGCTCAAATCCATCGAAACACGTCAATCAGAAGTTGAGAATGACCATGTTTTCTCAATCGATTTAACTAAAGATGAGGTGTCTAACCAAAAAGCTTCAGGACGTTGCTGGATGTTTGCGGCACTAAATACTTTCCGTCATAAATTAATCTCAGACTTCAAATTGGAAAGTTTCGAGCTTTCTCAAGCCCACACCTTCTTCTGGGACAAGTATGAAAAATCAAACTGGTTCTTGGAGCAAATCATTGCTACAGCAGATCAAGAGATTGGCAGTCGTAAGGTTAAATTCCTTTTGGATACCCCACAACAAGATGGTGGACAATGGGATATGGTCGTATCACTTTTTGAAAAATATGGTGTTGTACCAAAATCAGTTTATCCAGAATCTGTAGCTTCAAGCAATAGTCGTGAGCTTAATCAATACCTCAATAAGCTTCTTCGTCAAGATGCTCAAATTTTACGTGACTTGATTGCTGGAGGTGCTGATCCAGCTGCTGTTCAGGCCAAGAAGGAAGAACATCTTCAAGAAATTTTCAATTATCTTGCCATGACTCTTGGTTTACCACCACGTCAGTTTGATTTTGCCTACCGAGATAAAGATGACAACTATCAATCTGAGAAAAATATCACACCACAAGCTTTCTTTGAAAAATATGTGGGTCTTAAACTTAGTGATTATGTGTCAGTTATCAACGCTCCAACAGCTGATAAACCTTACGGAAAATCTTATACTGTTGAGATGTTGGGTAATGTTGTAGGTGCGCCAAGTGTGCGTTATATTAACCTCCCAATGGATCGTTTCAAAGAGCTTGCCATTGCACAGATGAAGGCTGGAGAGACTGTTTGGTTTGGTTCAGATGTTGGTCAAGTTTCAGACCGCCAAAAAGGTATTCTTGCAACTAATGTTTATGACTTTACAGCTAGCATGGATATTAACTTGACTCAAGACAAGGCAGGACGTTTGGACTACAGTGAATCTCTCATGACTCATGCTATGGTATTGACTGGGGTTGATTTGGATGCTGATGGCAAACCTGTTAAATGGAAGGTTGAAAACTCTTGGGGAGACAAGGTTGGACAAAAAGGTTACTTTGTCGCTTCTGATGCCTGGATGGATGAATACACTTATCAAATCGTTGTTCGTAAAGACTTCCTTACAGCTGAAGAATTAGCAGCCTATGAAGCAGAGCCACAAGTACTTGCTCCTTGGGATCCAATGGGAGCCCTTGCTTCAAAATAA
- a CDS encoding DUF805 domain-containing protein — protein MIKAYIDFWKRAFDFRGRSTRPDYWWAYLVNVIIITILTVFCVLIPFFSNVDLSDPALLNNPTELQKIIITYAWPLMLFSLIELIPQLSLQIRRLRDAGFHPAWVLLSYIGLVPILAIFSLIGSIVLLIMSCQPTKPAPETQFDKVE, from the coding sequence ATGATCAAAGCTTATATTGATTTTTGGAAGCGTGCCTTTGACTTTAGAGGCCGTTCAACTCGTCCAGACTACTGGTGGGCTTACTTGGTTAATGTCATTATTATTACTATTCTTACTGTTTTTTGTGTTCTTATTCCTTTCTTCAGTAATGTTGATCTTAGTGACCCAGCTTTGTTGAATAATCCGACTGAACTGCAAAAAATAATTATCACCTACGCTTGGCCACTAATGCTTTTTAGCTTAATTGAACTTATCCCTCAATTGTCTCTACAAATACGTCGTTTGAGAGATGCAGGATTTCATCCGGCTTGGGTACTTCTAAGTTATATAGGGCTTGTACCAATCTTGGCTATCTTCTCATTGATTGGAAGCATTGTCCTCCTTATCATGTCGTGTCAGCCAACGAAACCAGCACCTGAAACGCAGTTTGATAAAGTGGAATAA